Proteins from one Mixophyes fleayi isolate aMixFle1 chromosome 9, aMixFle1.hap1, whole genome shotgun sequence genomic window:
- the LOC142101899 gene encoding olfactory receptor 1J2-like has protein sequence MVNNENKSSVSMFLVVGFSESTEPQLLLFLVFLCIYLITVLGNILILTVISSDQRLHTPMYFFLANLSIIDIILSSITVPRLLFILLTAQKSVLFSECITQLLFFQFFVVIECYLLAVMAYDRYVAICFPLNYTLIMSRAVRFKMVTVCWAFGLGNSVVQAFSISHLDFCGPNRVDHFFCDVTPLLKLSCSDKLFGEAMFLMIVVITGTVPLTFILVTYGRIISEVTKIRSSRGRFKTFSTCGSHFTVVTLYFTTGTLCYIWPFFTDAMDKDVKVVAVLYSIMTPMSNPIIYSLRNREVKRALRKTLESNRVE, from the coding sequence ATGGTTAACAATGAAAACAAGTCATCCGTGTCGATGTTCCTGGTTGTTGGATTTTCTGAATCAACAGAACCTCAGCTTCTCCTCTTCCTGGTTTTCCTCTGCATCTACCTTATCACCGTGCTTGGTAACATACTGATTCTTACTGTGATTTCCTCTGACCAGCGACTACACACACCAATGTACTTCTTCTTGGCCAACCTTTCCATCATTGACATCATCCTTTCCTCTATAACTGTCCCCAGGCTCCTGTTCATCCTGTTGACCGCCCAGAAGTCCGTCCTCTTCTCGGAATGTATCACCCAACTCTTGTTTTTCCAATTTTTTGTGGTGATCGAGTGCTACCTTCTAGCAGTGATGGCCTATGACAGATACGTGGCTATCTGCTTCCCACTCAACTACACGCTTATCATGAGTAGAGCGGTCAGGTTCAAGATGGTCACAGTTTGCTGGGCATTTGGTCTTGGGAACTCGGTAGTCCAAGCTTTTTCCATTTCCCATCTCGATTTCTGTGGCCCCAACCGAGTGGACCATTTCTTCTGTGACGTTACTCCTCTCCTTAAGTTGTCTTGTTCTGATAAACTTTTTGGGGAGGCCATGTTTTTGATGATTGTGGTCATCACCGGGACGGTACCGCTGACTTTTATTCTGGTGACCTACGGTCGGATCATCTCTGAGGTTACAAAGATTAGATCCAGCCGAGGTCGCTTTAAGACCTTCTCCACTTGCGGCTCTCATTTCACGGTGGTCACTCTGTATTTCACTACTGGGACCCTCTGCTACATCTGGCCGTTCTTCACCGATGCCATGGACAAAGACGTCAAAGTGGTGGCTGTATTGTACTCTATCATGACCCCCATGTCAAACCCCATCATTTACAGCCTGAGAAACAGAGAGGTAAAACGGGCATTGAGGAAGACATTGGAGAGCAACAGAGTAGAATAA
- the LOC142101900 gene encoding olfactory receptor 1J2-like, giving the protein MVNNDQKNKSSVSMFLVVGLSESTEPQLLLFLVFLCIYLITVLGNILILTVISSDQRLHTPMYFFLANLSIIDITLSSITVPRLLFILFTAQKYVLFSECVTQLLFFQFFVVIECYLLAVMAYDRYVAICFPLNYTLIMSRAVRFKMISACWACGLGNSVVQAFSISHLDFCGPNRVDNLFCDINPLLKLSCSDKWLGEAMFLPVAITTGTVPLAIILVTYGRIISEIAKIKSNRGRFKTFSTCGSHFTVVNLYFTTGTLCYIWPFFTDAMDKDVKVVAVLYSIMTPMLNPIIYSLRNREVKRALRKALGSNGVE; this is encoded by the coding sequence ATGGTTAACAATGACCAAAAAAACAAGTCATCCGTGTCGATGTTCCTGGTTGTTGGATTATCTGAATCAACAGAACCTCAGCTTCTCCTCTTCCTGGTTTTCCTCTGCATCTATCTTATCACCGTGCTTGGTAACATACTGATTCTTACTGTGATTTCCTCTGACCAGCGACTACACACACCAATGTACTTCTTCTTGGCCAACCTTTCCATCATTGATATCACCCTTTCCTCTATAACTGTCCCCAGGCTCCTGTTCATCCTCTTCACTGCCCAAAAGTACGTCCTCTTCTCCGAATGTGTCACCCAGCTCTTGTTTTTCCAATTCTTTGTGGTGATCGAGTGCTACCTTCTAGCAGTGATGGCCTATGACAGATACGTGGCTATCTGCTTCCCACTCAACTACACGCTTATCATGAGTAGAGCGGTCAGGTTCAAGATGATCTCAGCTTGCTGGGCATGTGGTCTTGGGAACTCGGTAGTCCAAGCTTTTTCCATCTCTCATCTTGATTTCTGTGGTCCCAACCGAGTAGATAATTTGTTCTGTGACATTAATCCTCTACTTAAGttgtcttgttctgataaatggCTCGGGGAGGCCATGTTTTTGCCAGTTGCAATCACCACCGGGACGGTACCACTGGCTATTATTCTGGTGACCTACGGTCGGATAATCTCTGAGATTGCAAAGATTAAATCCAACCGAGGCCGCTTTAAGACCTTCTCTACTTGCGGCTCTCATTTCACGGTGGTCAATCTGTATTTCACTACTGGGACCCTCTGCTACATCTGGCCGTTCTTCACCGATGCCATGGACAAAGACGTCAAAGTGGTGGCTGTATTGTACTCTATCATGACCCCCATGTTAAACCCCATCATTTACAGCCTGAGAAACAGAGAGGTAAAACGGGCATTGAGGAAGGCGCTGGGGAGCAACGGAGTAGAATAA
- the LOC142101901 gene encoding olfactory receptor 5V1-like: MAKVDQENKTSVSMFLVVGLSETKEPQLLLFLVFLCIYLITVLGNILILTVISSDQRLHTPMYFFLANLSIIDIIFSSITVPKLLFILYTAQKSVLFSECITQLSLFQFFVVAECYLLAVMAYDRYVAICFPLNYTLIMSREVRCKMITACWACGLVNSVVQAFSISHLDFCGPNRVDHFFCDVTPLFKLSCSDTRVGEAMFLLVVVLAGMGPLTFILVTYGRIISAVSKISTSRGRFKTFSTCASHFTVVALYYGSGIFSYIWPSSTYAMDKDVKVVAVLYTIMTPMLNPIIYSLRNRDVKQALRKALGIKGVK, from the coding sequence ATGGCAAAGGTTGACCAGGAAAACAAGACTTCTGTGTCGATGTTCCTGGTTGTTGGATTATCTGAAACCAAAGAACCTCAACTTCTCCTCTTCCTGGTTTTCCTCTGCATCTACCTTATCACCGTGCTTGGTAACATACTGATTCTTACTGTGATTTCCTCTGACCAGCGACTACACACACCAATGTACTTTTTCTTGGCCAACCTTTCCATCATTGATATCATCTTTTCCTCTATAACTGTCCCCAAGCTCCTGTTCATCCTGTACACCGCCCAGAAGTCCGTCCTCTTCTCCGAATGTATCACCCAACTGTCGCTTTTCCAGTTCTTTGTGGTGGCCGAGTGCTACCTTCTAGCAGTGATGGCCTATGACAGATACGTGGCTATCTGCTTCCCACTCAACTACACGCTTATCATGAGTAGAGAGGTCAGGTGTAAGATGATCACAGCTTGCTGGGCATGTGGTCTTGTGAACTCGGTAGTCCAAGCTTTTTCCATTTCCCATCTCGACTTCTGCGGTCCCAACCGAGTGGACCATTTCTTCTGTGACGTTACTCCTCTCTTCAAGTTGTCCTGTTCTGACACACGTGTTGGGGAGGCCATGTTTTTGTTAGTGGTAGTCCTCGCTGGAATGGGGCCGCTGACTTTTATTCTGGTGACCTACGGTCGGATCATCTCTGCGGTTTCCAAGATTAGCACCAGCCGAGGTCGCTTTAAGAccttttccacctgtgcctctcaTTTCACCGTGGTGGCTCTGTACTACGGTAGTGGGATCTTCAGCTACATCTGGCCGTCTTCCACCTATGCCATGGACAAAGACGTCAAAGTGGTGGCCGTATTGTACACTATCATGACCCCTATGCTAAATCCCATCATTTACAGCCTAAGGAACAGGGATGTAAAACAGGCATTGAGGAAGGCATTGGGGATCAAGGGAGTAAAATAA
- the LOC142101902 gene encoding olfactory receptor 5AR1-like: MKAGDMYPETSNINSHPMAKVDQENKSSVSMFLVVGLSESTEPQLLLFLVFLCIYLITVLGNTVILTVISSDQRLHTPMYFFLANLSIIDVILSSITVPRLLFILLTAQKSILFSECVTQLLFFQFFVVIECYLLAVMAYDRYVAICFPLNYTLIMSRAVRFKMVTGCWACGLGNSVIQAFSISHLDFCGPNIVDHFFCDVTPLFKLSCSDTRVEEAVFLVVVISVGMVPLTFILVTYNRIISAVIKISTSQGRFTTFSTCTSHFTVVALYYGSGIFSYIWPSSTYAMDKDVKVVAVLYSIITPMLNPIIYSLRNREVKQALRKILGSKGVK, translated from the exons ATGAAAGCAGGTGACATGTACCCCGAAACAAGTAAC ATCAACAGTCATCCAATGGCAAAGGTTGACCAGGAAAACAAGTCATCCGTGTCGATGTTCCTGGTTGTTGGATTATCTGAATCAACAGAACCTCAACTTCTCCTCTTCCTTGTTTTCCTCTGCATCTACCTTATCACCGTGCTTGGTAATACAGTGATTCTAACTGTGATTTCCTCTGACCAGCGACTACACACACCAATGTACTTCTTCTTGGCCAACCTTTCCATCATTGACGTCATCCTTTCCTCTATAACTGTCCCCAGGCTCCTGTTCATCCTGCTCACTGCCCAGAAGTCCATCCTCTTCTCCGAATGTGTCACCCAACTCTTGTTTTTCCAGTTCTTTGTGGTTATCGAGTGCTACCTTCTAGCAGTGATGGCCTATGACAGATACGTGGCTATCTGCTTCCCACTCAACTACACGCTGATCATGAGTAGAGCGGTCAGGTTCAAGATGGTCACAGGTTGCTGGGCATGTGGTCTTGGGAACTCGGTAATCCAAGCTTTTTCCATATCCCACCTTGACTTCTGTGGTCCCAACATAGTGGACCATTTCTTCTGCGATGTCACGCCTCTCTTTAAGTTGTCTTGTTCTGACACACGAGTTGAGGAGGCCGTTTTCTTGGTAGTGGTAATCTCTGTTGGGATGGTGCCACTAACTTTCATTCTGGTGACCTATAATCGGATCATCTCTGCGGTTATAAAGATAAGTACTAGCCAAGGTCGCTTTACGACCTTCTCCACCTGCACCTCTCATTTCACGGTGGTGGCTCTGTACTACGGTAGCGGGATCTTCAGCTACATCTGGCCGTCCTCCACCTATGCCATGGACAAAGACGTCAAAGTGGTGGCCGTATTGTACTCTATCATAACCCCCATGTTAAACCCCATCATTTACAGCCTGAGGAACAGAGAGGTAAAACAGGCATTGAGGAAGATTTT